The Bacteroidota bacterium genome segment TTACTTGTTTTTTCATTGTACAAAATGGGAGTTAAGCCGGTTAAGCTCTCAGGTTTATATAAAAAACTCCTGAATCCTTTTTGTGATATGGAGAAACTCGATTTAAAATATGAAACAAAGAAGACTTTCGAAACAGATAATAAAATTTGAGAGGAGAGGAAAATGGATTTACATATAGGCTAAAATGAAGGATACTATCGACATTAGAAAATTATGTATAAATAACATGAGTAAAAACATTGTAATAATTGGCAACGGAATATCAGGAATAACCTGTGCAAGGCATTTACGAAAATTGAGCAAGCACAGGATTACGGTTGTTTCGGCTGAAACTGAATATTTCTTTTCGCGTACAGCACTCATGTATATCTACATGGGGCACATGAAGTTTGAGCATACCAAACCATATGAGGACTTTTTTTGGGAAAAGAACAAAATAGACCTTGTTAAAAAATTTGTAAATAAGGTTGATACTAAAAACAAATTGGTTCTTTTTTCTGATGGTTCATCAATCGGCTACGATACACTTGTTCTTGCAACAGGCTCTAAGTCCAACAAATTTGACTGGCCCGGACAGGATTTTAAAGGTGTTCAAGGGTTATATCACTTACAGGATTTGGAAAATATGGAAGAAAATACCAAAGGTGTTTCTAGCACTGTAATTGTTGGTGGAGGATTAATCGGAATTGAAATGGCAGAAATGCTTCGTTCACGAAATATCGCTGTAACATTTCTTGTCCGTGAGAAAAACTTTTGGGACAATATTTTACCAGTTGAAGAAGCAAAGATGATTAACCGTCATATCGGGGAGCATCATGTTGATCTTCGCCTCGAAACCGAATTAAAAGAAATCAAAGGGGATTCAACCGGGAGGGTAAGTTCCATCTTTACCAATAACGGAGAAGAAATACCCTGCCAATTTGTAGGTCTTGCCGTTGGAGTAAGCCCCAATATTGATTTTTTGAAAAACTCAGGTATTGAAACGGACCGGGGTATATTAGTGAATGAGTTTTTTGAGACAAATATTCCGTATATCTATGCTATTGGAGATTGCGCCCAATTTAAAACACCACCCAATGGAAGAAAACCCATTGAACAAGTTTGGTACACGGGCCGTATGCACGGAGAAACACTTGCTAAAACAATTTGTGGGCAGCGATCAGCATATTCACCGGGGCATTGGTTTAATTCCGCCAAGTTTTTTGACATTGAATATCAAACTTATGGAGTAATAAACGCACAACAAAAAGATAGTGAAGAATCTTTTTATTGGGAACATTCCAGTGGAAAAATAAATTTTCGGATAGTTTACGATAAAAAAGATAAAACAATTACAGGAATCAATGTATTTGGGTTCAGGCTCAGACACGAAGTCTGCGATGGATGGTTAACAGAAAAAAGAACAGTAGATTACGTAATAGAACATTTACCAAAAGCCAACTTTGATCCTGAATTTCACAAACAGTATGAACCTGAAATAATAGAGCGATATAATAAGCAATCAGGCAAAAGTTTAAAATTAAAATCCCGGAAGGGTTTATTAGCAACATTTCTTAAATAAAAATTCAATGGAAAATAACCCATCAATAAGCATCAGTAACCCACATCCTTCAGGAGTAGATATAATTCAAAAAACAGGACTGATCCTTTTCTCAGTAGGACTTTTATTGTTTTTAATTGCATCAACAGGTACAGGAATGAAATATCCGGTATTGCTTCTTTCCCTAAGCATTGGTTTGTCTGTGGGAGGAGCATTTATTTATTTTTTTAGAAAATATTTAACGAAATCAGCCGGGGTTAAAAATGACCAGATATGGCAAAACTCATTAACATCAAGAGGTGTATTTGCATGGTTGTTCGGAATTTTCCTTACTGGGTTTTACATTGTTATTTATTGGTTTCCGTCCGTTCTGGAAAACCTGATTCGTTTAATGGATCCTCTTAGCAACCTTATCAGAGGTAATGATTCTGATCAATGGTTTTTATACGGCACCTTGTATACATTGGCAATAGGAGTGATGGGAGTAAAAGCCCTGTTGAAATACCGGCATTCGAATTACCAGATTATCAGAACCTCTTCTATCATATTCTTTCAGTTGGGTTTTGCTTACCTCATTCCGGCAGTATTACAACTTTTTAATCAGCCTGAATTTTATTTCAGTTATTTCTGGCCACTTAAGTATGATTATTTATTTCCTTCCACAGTCAATTATTTGACAGAACAACCCGGAGCTTTGGGAGTATTTATGGTGTTTTGGGGAGCTGCAATGATTTTTGTAGCAACGCCCATTTTAACTTATTTTTATGGGAAACGCTGGTATTGTTCTTGGGTTTGTGGTTGTGGTGGATTAGCAAATACTGCCGGAGACCCATTCCGCCAGTTATCCGATAAGTCACTTAAAGCATGGAAAATTGAACGATGGATGATTTACAGTGTTTTAGTTTTTATAATTATTACTACAAGTTTTTTGTGGATTAACTCTTACTATAATGGTTCTGTTTTTGGAAATGTATCCGGACCATTTGCTAATACCTATGGTTTTTTAATAGGTGCCATTTTTTCAGGTGTAATCGGTGTTGGATTTTATCCTCTGATGGGAACAAGAGTATGGTGTCGTTTTGGATGTCCAATGGCAGCAATTTTGGGCATTCAGCAACGATTGTTTTCACGGTTCAGGATCACTACTAACGGTGGGCAGTGTATCTCTTGCGGGAATTGCTCTACTTATTGTGAAATGGGAATAGACGTGAAGGCGTATGCTCAGAAAGGACAAAATATAGTTCGTGCTTCTTGTGTTGGTTGCGGAATGTGTGCTACTGTATGTCCAAGAGGGGTTCTTAATTTAGAAAATGGGCCTTTAAAGGGGAGAGTTAATGATAACCCCATTCTTATTGGAAATAAAGAAGCAAAACTTAATTTATAATAAAAATATGCTTGTAAAAATAATCGCTGTAAAAATTGCGCTCGTCATTGTGCTTGTATTATATACGCTTGCATTGCTGTTTATCTTTCTATATAGCATAGCACAGGCTCATTTGTTAGTTCGTTATTTGAAAGTTCAAAAGAAAATACAACCCGGTCAATTGCCATTTAATGAAAAATTCCTTCCTCATGTAACGGTTCAACTTCCTGTTTACAATGAAATGTACGTAGTGGAAAGGCTGATTGATACAGTATGCTCTTTTGATTATCCGCTTGACAAGCTGGAAGTACAAGTGCTGGATGATTCAACTGATCTAAGCATTGAAATTATTGAAAAAAGAGTACAGTTTTGGAAGGCAAAAGGAGTTGATATAGTACAGGTAAGGAGAACAGATCGTAAAGGATATAAAGCCGGGGCATTGGAAGAGGGGCTTGAGTTTGCAAAGGGTGAATTCATTGCTATTTTTGATGCTGACTTTGTTCCCTTAAAGGATTTTTTAAAAAAAACTATCCCGCATTTTTTTGAAAAGAATGTTGGCATGGTTCAAACCCGCTGGGGGCACATCAACAAACATTACTCTTTGCTTACTAAGCTCCAGGCATTCGGGTTAGATGCGCATTTTTCCGTTGAGCAAGTTGGAAGAAACAGCGGTAACTGTTTTATTAACTTTAACGGAACTGCCGGTGTGTGGCGCAAATCATGCATTATTGATGCAGGAAACTGGCAGCCAGATACATTAACAGAAGATCTTGACTTGAGTTACCGGGCTCAATTGAAAGACTGGAAGTTTGTTTATCTGGAGGATGTGGAATCACCGGCTGAGTTGCCTCCGGTGATGAGTGCATTGAAAACACAACAATACCGTTGGACCAAAGGGGGTGCGGAAGTGGCGAGAAAACATCTGGGAAATGTATTGCGTTCAGATAAGTCTTTCGTTATAAAATGGCACGGAGTATTTCATCTTTTAAATAGCGGAGTATTTGTCAGTGTTATTACCTGCGCAATCCTTAGCGTCCCTTTGCTTTTTATTAAACAATATTTTCCTGAATTCAAACAGCTATTTCTTCTAGCATCATTTTTTTTGTTAAGTTTTTTCATTTTAGCAATTTTATATTGGGTTTCAACAAACCAAAAATCAGAAAACAAACTAAAATCCAGGCTCTATTTCATTCGTACATTTCCATTATTCCTTGCCATTATGATGGGGCTTTCATTGCACAATGCCATAGCAGTACTAGAAGGATATTTTGGCAAGAAAACTCCGTTTATCAGAACGCCCAAGTTCAATATCATTAATAATAATGATTCGTGGGAAAGTAATAAATATATTACCGGTCAAATTAATCCGCTTACTGTAACGGAAGGGATTTTGTCCCTGTATTTTCTTTTTGCGGTTATTGTGGCGTTTCAAATCGGAGACTATGCCTTATTGCCTTTTCACATGATGCTGACATTTGGTTTTGCGACCGTGTGTTATTACTCTGTTTTTCAATCAAAAATGATCAAAAAACCAATAAAACTATGAGTTACCTCGAAACAACAAAAAATGTTTACAAAGAAGCGGCATTGAAGCCTGA includes the following:
- a CDS encoding FAD-dependent oxidoreductase; the encoded protein is MSKNIVIIGNGISGITCARHLRKLSKHRITVVSAETEYFFSRTALMYIYMGHMKFEHTKPYEDFFWEKNKIDLVKKFVNKVDTKNKLVLFSDGSSIGYDTLVLATGSKSNKFDWPGQDFKGVQGLYHLQDLENMEENTKGVSSTVIVGGGLIGIEMAEMLRSRNIAVTFLVREKNFWDNILPVEEAKMINRHIGEHHVDLRLETELKEIKGDSTGRVSSIFTNNGEEIPCQFVGLAVGVSPNIDFLKNSGIETDRGILVNEFFETNIPYIYAIGDCAQFKTPPNGRKPIEQVWYTGRMHGETLAKTICGQRSAYSPGHWFNSAKFFDIEYQTYGVINAQQKDSEESFYWEHSSGKINFRIVYDKKDKTITGINVFGFRLRHEVCDGWLTEKRTVDYVIEHLPKANFDPEFHKQYEPEIIERYNKQSGKSLKLKSRKGLLATFLK
- a CDS encoding 4Fe-4S binding protein, which gives rise to MENNPSISISNPHPSGVDIIQKTGLILFSVGLLLFLIASTGTGMKYPVLLLSLSIGLSVGGAFIYFFRKYLTKSAGVKNDQIWQNSLTSRGVFAWLFGIFLTGFYIVIYWFPSVLENLIRLMDPLSNLIRGNDSDQWFLYGTLYTLAIGVMGVKALLKYRHSNYQIIRTSSIIFFQLGFAYLIPAVLQLFNQPEFYFSYFWPLKYDYLFPSTVNYLTEQPGALGVFMVFWGAAMIFVATPILTYFYGKRWYCSWVCGCGGLANTAGDPFRQLSDKSLKAWKIERWMIYSVLVFIIITTSFLWINSYYNGSVFGNVSGPFANTYGFLIGAIFSGVIGVGFYPLMGTRVWCRFGCPMAAILGIQQRLFSRFRITTNGGQCISCGNCSTYCEMGIDVKAYAQKGQNIVRASCVGCGMCATVCPRGVLNLENGPLKGRVNDNPILIGNKEAKLNL
- a CDS encoding glycosyltransferase — protein: MLVKIIAVKIALVIVLVLYTLALLFIFLYSIAQAHLLVRYLKVQKKIQPGQLPFNEKFLPHVTVQLPVYNEMYVVERLIDTVCSFDYPLDKLEVQVLDDSTDLSIEIIEKRVQFWKAKGVDIVQVRRTDRKGYKAGALEEGLEFAKGEFIAIFDADFVPLKDFLKKTIPHFFEKNVGMVQTRWGHINKHYSLLTKLQAFGLDAHFSVEQVGRNSGNCFINFNGTAGVWRKSCIIDAGNWQPDTLTEDLDLSYRAQLKDWKFVYLEDVESPAELPPVMSALKTQQYRWTKGGAEVARKHLGNVLRSDKSFVIKWHGVFHLLNSGVFVSVITCAILSVPLLFIKQYFPEFKQLFLLASFFLLSFFILAILYWVSTNQKSENKLKSRLYFIRTFPLFLAIMMGLSLHNAIAVLEGYFGKKTPFIRTPKFNIINNNDSWESNKYITGQINPLTVTEGILSLYFLFAVIVAFQIGDYALLPFHMMLTFGFATVCYYSVFQSKMIKKPIKL